The following nucleotide sequence is from Deltaproteobacteria bacterium.
GTGGCATTCGGTGTTCGTCATCTGGGCGCTGGAGGGGCGCTTCCCGTCCTACTACAACACCAACAGCCTGGAGGAGCTGGAGGAGGAGCGGCGGCTGCTGTACGTGGCCGCCACCCGCGCCAAGGAAAACCTGTTCTTCTCCTACCCCGCGCGGGTGTACGACCGGAACCTGGGGATGGTGTTCTCGCGCCCGTCCCAGTTCATCGACGGCATCCCCGAGGATCTGCTGGAACCCATGTCGCTGGTCCATGAAGACTCCTGGTACAGCCAACTGTGACGCCGTGGGCGGCGACGCCCGGCCGGCCGCCTGACCGTCATGCGGCGCCTTCTGGCCTGGCTCGCGGAGTGCGGGAAGCCCTTGTCGGCGGTGTCACCGGGAACCCTGATGTCAATGCTGGCGCCCCTGGGGCGCGGTTGGTCCACCACTCTTTACGAGAAGGACACCCGCTACCACCGCATCCGCGTGGAAGAGACGCGGGAGCGGCGCTACCTCTACTTCGACGGGACCTTGCAGAGCTCCATGAACCGCAAGGACCCCACCTCCCTGGAGCTGGTGTACTCGCGCTTCGCCTCCCTGGGACTTGTGCTGCGGCCCGACGCCGCAAGGGTGCTGTTCATCGGGCTCGGCGGCGGCTCCATGGCCAGGACGTTCCATGAGGCGTGTCCGGAGATGGAGATCGACAGCGTCGAGATCGACCCGGAGGTCGTCGAGGTGGCGCGGGAGTTCTTCGACTTCCGCGAGGACCCGCGCCAGCGCGTCCACTGTGGCGACGGGCGCACGTTCCTCACCTTCACCGAGGAACGTTACGACCTGATCCTGCTGGACGCCTACTACGCGGACAACATGCCGTTCCACCTGATCACCCGGGAGTTCCTGGACACCGCCCTTGACAGGCTGAGCGCCGGCGGCGCCCTGGTGGTCAACCTCATCGGCGCGCTCCGCGGACCCGAAAGCGGGTTCATCCGGGCCGCCATCAAGACTCTGGAGGGGGTCTTCCCGCAGGTCTACACCTTCCCCACCTTCGGCAACCGCGCCCACGTGCTGAGCGAGATCCAGAACGTGGTGGTGCTGGCCAGCAAGGCCCCGAAGCGCATGAGCGTGAAGGAGATGGAGCGCCGGGCCACCGACCTCGGCCGGCACCTGTTCCCCGAGCCCCTCAGCAAGATACGCCGCTGCTACTACAAGGGTCCGCTGGAGCAGGACGACGTGGAGACCCTCGCCGATGAGAACGCGCCGCTGGATAATCGGGTTCGCCTGTAGCGCGCTGCTGCTGGCGGGGTGCCCCGCCGGGCGCCCGGAGCGCGGGGCCGTGCCGGTGCGGGAGGTGCGCGTCAAGGTCGTCGCCGACCCGGCGTTGCGGCGGGCGGACGCCGGGTGGCGCCATACCGCCCGGGAGTTGCTGCGCGCCGCCTCCGACTACTACGAGAGAGACTTCGGCATCCGGTTCGCGCTCCAGGCCGCC
It contains:
- a CDS encoding fused MFS/spermidine synthase, with product MSMLAPLGRGWSTTLYEKDTRYHRIRVEETRERRYLYFDGTLQSSMNRKDPTSLELVYSRFASLGLVLRPDAARVLFIGLGGGSMARTFHEACPEMEIDSVEIDPEVVEVAREFFDFREDPRQRVHCGDGRTFLTFTEERYDLILLDAYYADNMPFHLITREFLDTALDRLSAGGALVVNLIGALRGPESGFIRAAIKTLEGVFPQVYTFPTFGNRAHVLSEIQNVVVLASKAPKRMSVKEMERRATDLGRHLFPEPLSKIRRCYYKGPLEQDDVETLADENAPLDNRVRL